AGAGGCTGCCTGTTACCTCACCTTTCTTTTAGCTGCTTATTGATGGAGAAGTTGAATTCAAGTCCTCCCCAAGTGGCCTGGGACAAGTCACGCCCTCCCTGCTGAGCCCTCAGAGAAGCCGTCTCAAAATGTCCCCAGGGAGAGGGAGGATGAGCAGAGATTGGCCACACCACTGGGGTGGGTACAGGGGTTTCGGAGAGGATCCATCCCCTCGCCCCGTTCGGTGCCTGGCAGCAGAGCAATATTCAGCTTTCTGTGCCTGAGAGCACCTCAGAGGGGtctcagctcctccagcccgATTTAATGGGGCTGGGGAGTCCCTTGGGTGGTCAAGTCCTATTTCGGGGCCAACTGAGAAGTCTTAGAGCAGAGACCCATCTCTGCACCTAAGCCCTGAACCACGGAGGTTTTTCCCAACCCACTCTGCTCCAAGACCCTAAATCGTTGCCCAAAATAGGAGCTGCAGCCTCCAATCACTTTGGTAATATTTTTCAGAGCTGGAAACAAATTCACCCACAGGAAGGGGAGGTTTCAGTCCAAACAGCTCCAATGGCTGCTGAAAACGGGGATTTCCAGGCCAGTGTCTGGGGGCTGCTCCCAGGGAGCCTCCCTGGGGAGCGAAGGGGCTTGGGGCAGCGTGTGCAAGGCACAAGCACCTCCACGAGCTGGACAATGTCCCCCACCAGCGTACCCGGGAGTGGTGACATCGAGGCAGGCTGCCAGACTCAGAAAATAATGGTAAAAGTCAGTAAATACATCTATTTATAGACTTCCCAGGATGATGTCCAGAGGTCTGTGTCCAGGCGGCACTGCACGGACACCTCCACAGCCGAGCCACCCCCGTGCTGGGTGCAGGCTCAGGGTAACCAAACATCGCATCTCCTTGGTGGCTCTCCCCAGGCCCCTCCAGCTTCGCTGGTCCAGCACCGTCCCTCCCATCTCAGACCAGACACTCACAAGCACTGAAGGCAGCAGCCCCGCCTTgtaatatttaaaacaattttattcATGAAAATATGCTGTACAATGCACTATACACAGTTCTTTACATTGCCACATACACAAACTCTAATAGCACGATCAAGAAAGTTACCATTGCCTACGATAGATGCGTGGTGAGAGATGACGCCTGTCAGAGACCCTCCCCCCCAGTCTGTACAGTTATAAATACGAGGGAAAGGACGGACCGAAAACCGCCGTAGGAAGCAAACCGGTGGGGCCCCTTCGGCATCCCCTCGACGCCGGCTCCTcgctccgggcagggctggggctgggcaggagcagggctgggagcagaggatgCTCCTCGTCCCCAGAGGCTGCCCCGTGGGGtggcggggggccgggagggagAGGGGGTGATGGAGCAGGGCGGCTGAAGCCGAGCGAGGTGGGATGCGAAGGGCTCAGGGAGCTGTTTCCAGAGAGGGAACCCGGAGCCTCGGCCACCGCCGACCGGTGAAATAAAGCCATGGTTTCCCCTTCCCCACGCTCGCAGCAGCACCGGCGGCGGGGTGGTGGGAGCCGCAGGGGGCACGGCCATGCCAGCCACCCCTGGGACCCGCCTGCCCCACGGGCGCGAAGCACGGCCTCGACCCCCCCGTGCCATCACCACCACCCCAGCCGTGCTCCCGGCATCCCCCAGACCCTCGactccgctcccctccgccgcGGCGGGGCCAGCCCGTCTCGCCTCCCCCTCCAGCCACCCCACTTCCCCGGGGTCCCCaccaccctggggggggggggttctctgTGCCTGCCCCCCGCCGCTGCCATCCCTCGCACCGCACGACGACTGTACACACGACGCTTACCAAGACGACTCCACCGCACACACGACAACCCCACGGTCACGAACCACAACGAAGCTTGGCAATGGGACGCGCCCGGGGGGGGGGATGCCCAGGGGCACCACgctgaggggcagggggaggcgggcgggggggagcggggcaggcgcCAGACACGGTGGGGGGGTTTCTCCTACTGCTGGTGCGGTTTCCCCTCGGCGATGATGGTTGGCCCATACCTGTGACCCCGaaggggtttttggggggggtccctgtgtctGAGCATCCCCTCTGCGAATGCCCGACGGCCGGGGGGGCCCCAgccggccgcgctgcccggcgTGCTGGTGTGCTGACGGATGCGTGCCCCCAGATCGGACGCCTGAAGGAGCCAGCACCCCCTTCCCTTTCTGCCGTGCctggggggcagagccccccttttctcccggggcagccccagctgccccagctgcccctcCTCACTAGCAGTCCTTCACCCCCCACGTGCAGAGCTGGGGTGCCGGGTATTAAATAGCCATTTGCGATCGGTTcccaattattttaaatatgccTGAAACGAGAGGTGCTGTATAAAATGAATGCGGTAATGATCCTGACCAAAGAataatcctttttaaaaaagcattcaaGAAAGATTATATATAATAGAATATATTAAATTCTGTACATGATCAAATAATGTAAACATAATTAATTAACCTGTAAGAATGTCTTTAGAGACTACGCCCGCCGTGTGCCCGGGACGAAGGTGAGTGGTGGCACATGGGGCTCCCCTGTCACGCTCTGCCACAGACacgtggggcaggagaggggcaggaggtgcccaCCCAGGGATCCCACCCTGCCCCGGCTCCGAGCAGCCGCGCTTCCCCTGCGGCTCGGTGGGACCCAGCGCCCGCGCTGTGGTAGAGGGGGTGGTGCTGGAGCGAGAAGGGAAGAGCTGGGACGGGAGAACGTGCTGGTTCAGTGGACTAagccttgctgcagcccaggggcaGGGGGTTTCGAGAAAGCCTGTGGTGCCCAGGAGGCAGACGGGCTGTGCAGAGAGCCCCGTgggacagagcagcagctcccacagcctctcctcccagcccctccatcTCCTCCGGACCAGCCACTCCAGCTGCCCatcagcctgcccggctgccccACTCCCAAAACCCCACTGCACCGAGGGCTGAGCTGCCCCACAGCAGGGAGCCCTCGTCCCCGCTGTGCAGGGTGGGAGTGGGACCCCGGCCTGCTCCTGGGACCAGGCAGTGGGGCCAGCTTGGGCTTTCAACACGCAGCACGACCACATGTGAACCGTGGTCCTCATGCCCATGGAGCACGGGCCCTTGGCAGATGGGTGCCCCAGGGCTGACCCCTCTTGCTGCCATCTCCCCGGACCAGCTCTTGTGGCATCCTGGGGACGGGCAGCGAGCCCTCCGGGACAGGCACGCTGGGTGGAGTCACTCCTGAAACCACCAGCAGCAACCCCCCAGGAACCCCACAGCCCTGGCTGTGAGCCCTGTGGCACCTCCCTGAGCCCTCCACGTAGGGGAAGCAGCGTGGGTCACCCAGGTTTGGGGCAGGGTGGACCCCACGCTGCCTCCAGAGGCCTGGTCACCGCACCCCTCCCCTCCTCACATGCAAACACACCCTTCTTGAGGATGACCCACACCACAGCCCCCCAGCTTCCACCCCATCGTCCAACACCCAATGCCATGGCCAAGCCCAGACAGGCCATGCAACGGGGTGCAGCCCTCAGCATTGcccacagcctctcctcctctccccaagcTCGACCTTTTCTTCCTTCCAACGCAAAAACTCAATGGCAAAAGAGTGCATGAAATCAAATAAATATGCGCCGCCCCCCGGACCCTGTGAACTCCCCCTGAGCCTCTGGCACGGGGGACCCAGGCCAGCATCAGGTCACTGCTGGCAGGACCGCCCCGTGCAGGGCTGCGCACCCCGCGCAGGAGCGTGCCCACGCCGGCGCTGGGCAGGGGACCGCAGCTCTCCCGTGGGCAGGTGTGGCCATGGCATCCCCCATCACCGGTGGGCTGCTGAGACGCTGTCCCCAGGGCTTCAGATCCAACCCTTCCCTCCATCACCAACCCCTCTTCTCACTGCTTGGTAAGAAAACCTGCCTGGAGCCACGCGAGGAGACCCACAGCAGAGGTGGCCTGGGCGCGTGGGCTTGGCAGAGCTCAGATCTCCACCAGGATTTAGGGGGTGACGAGTCCCCCCCCTTGCCCTGGGGCAGGGTCCCCACTCCTGACACTTCTACTCGGAGGACTCGTTTCCCGAGGCGGCCCAGAGAAAAGGGTCCCTTTCCAGCAAGGGATGCCCACACAGCGGGGTCCCACGCTACCAGCTGTCACCGCTCCGCCACCCAGCCCAGCGACAAACCCAACCGGCACCGTCGCAGCAGGGCACTGGGACCTTCTGGAAAggcttcccctccctgctccccccgggACCCGCCTGGCTCTGGCTGCCTCtcccgcccgcctgcccgccaTGCCCTGGAGGATGCTCACAGGAGGACCCAGCAGATCGGGCACACGtgtgggctgggagctgggggcccTACCCCGTCTCAGTATTTGACCCTAGGGTTTGCGTTTCGTGTTCGACCTCAAGCTCAGCCCGGTGGCTCTAGCCCATCTTAACAaacaaaggcagaagagaaaggaaaaaaaaagttagtctCAATGTTCCCCTCGTGGCTTCTCGGTGGTGAGCCCCCGCCCCAGGGCGGGCGTCACCCGGGCACCCAGCTCTGGTTCGTGGGCTGCGGacccccgggcagcgcgggcacGTTGAGCCCATTCTGCGGAGGGAGAGCCGAGTCAAAATTGAAGTCCATCTCGTCGCTGTCCATAAAGTCATTCAGGATGATGGACTCCACGTCGCACTCCAGGCTCCCGTTGAACATGTCCAGGTCCAGGTCTGCTGGGAACCTGTCTTGGCCCAACACGGGGGGGTGGACAGCCCCCGGGTAGGGGCCCTGCAGCGAATCCAGCAAGCTCATGTGTGCCCCTTGGTTATTCGCGTAGGGATGCAGGTGCCCGTGGTGCGGCATGGCTGTCACGCTGCACGTGTCACTGGGCAAGCTCATAAGGCTGACAGGATTAGCTAAGGCACTGGTGTTGACCGCAGGGTGGTGACCGGCTGGTGACGGGTGGTACAAAGCGTTGCTCTTCATGAGAGAGCCCGAGTGGGATGGGTAGGAGGACAaaccctgctccccgctcccgcaCAGCAGCGGGTTGTGTCTGTGGCCACGGGCCGGCACCATGGGGCTGGCCTGCGGCAGGGGCAGGTCCCCCGGGACCATGCTCTCCTTGTGCGCGTAggagatggaggagagcaggTCCTGCAGCGAGGCATTCCTGTAGGAGCTGACGGGCGAGAAGGTGGCTTGCTTGTTCTCCTGGATGGTCTGCATGGGCAGGCGGCGCATCAGGCTCATGGCCGGCTGGCTGTAGATGGTCCCGCAGTAGGTGTTGGTGGCAGCCCCCATGGTGGAGCACTTGGAGTTGAAGGTGAAACTGGAGCTCCGCTGCCGCAGGGCGGCCGGAGGGAGCTGCTGCGAAGGGCTCATGGTGTAGCCGTCCTGCAGGTCCTCCAGCATGCTCTCCCCAAGGCTCTCGTTCAGGCTGATGGTGCCGGTCAGGTCGGTCAGCCGGGGCAGCTCCACTGAGCAGCGGGCATTGAGGGAAGGAGACAtggtgctggaggggctggggtaCATCAGCGGGGAGGAGGGGGTACCATCGTCCTCCTCCAGCTCGTCCGGCTCGTGGTTGGACATGATGGGCGAGAGGCGCCCGCTCAGCGTGCTGGCTGTGGAGTTGGCCCGCGTCCTGAAGTCCGCCCAGGCGTCGTACTCGTCGCTGGCGTGGGACGCGGGGCTCTCCGACCATTTGGCTTGCTGGGAGGAAGGGCTGTCCTCCCCGCGCTCCTGCGTCacctgcagctgcttcttcttGCTGGCCTTCCCCTTGATCCGCAGGAACTTGCTGTTGTTGTCCATCGAGACCGCCCGCCGGCGGGGCGTCTTCCCCGTCTTGCCGCCCTCGGGGTTCAGCATCCACCAGGAGCTCTTGCCGGTGCCCTCGTTCTGCACGCGGATGAAGCGGGTGTGCAAGGAGAGGTTGTGCCGGATGGAGTTCTGCGGAGACAGCGAGGACAGAGGGGACGGTCAGCACCGGCTCCAGCACCGCGCGCAGGCGGGGGatgcccgtggggctgggggggacacggggcatCACGGgggacctgggctccatctcctgGGGCATGGCTGGAGGGGCCGGGGCTCAGAGGGCTGGTGGGTCTCTCCCACGGCACCGTCGGGAGCCCACGGGTCACGGCCCTTTGCTGCACCCATCAGCGACCTGTCGTTAGCGCAATCACTGCCACGGCAAGGAGCGCGGGGCGGGTGGTCTTTAGCACATGCCCCAGGGACCTGCATCAGCCAGGAGCAGATCTCTGGGGACTCTTCTTCcctggcaggagcctggggagggacCAGGCGAGAAGGCAACAaaagcagaggcagaggcaggaccATGCACAGGTCCTggtctcctccatccctcccagccccagccacccctGTTCCCAGTGGAGCCCACCGggatgctcccagcacagccttgCCCTCGCGCACCTCTGCAGAGGTCCCAGCCCACTCTCCCCACTGCCAGGCAGCCCACCAGCTCCACGGGCAGAGGGACCCCCTTTGCCCACCCACCACCGGGCACCAACCCCCTGGAGCTGGCTCCACACCACTTCCCCTGCCCGGCAGTGTTCTGCGACGCGGTCCCCTTCCCCCTCGTCACCGCAGAGGGAGAACCGCACGTCGCGCAGCCGGCGCCGGCACCATCACGGCCCAGAGCAACGCCTCAGCACCACGCCAGCAAGGTCTTGTCCCCAAAATGCCTGTCACCGCCCACAAGCAGGGCCGGGGACCCAGGCAGAGAGGGTCTGGCTGGCTGCGTGTCTGCGCtggtggcagggacagcaggCACACACCCTGCCCAAGGGGCTCGGGTACCACAGCACAGGGGGGTCTGCAAACCCAgctgcagcccccgctgcccggacaagggctggctgggggctgctttctccccaggctccccagttcaagaaagatgaggagctactggagagagtccagcggagggctacgaggatgaggaggggactggagcatctctgctacgaggagaggctgagggagctgggcttgttcagcctggagaagagaaggctgagaggggaccttcgaaatgcctctaaatatctgcagggtgggggtcaggaggacggggccagactctttgcagtggtgcccagcgacaggacaaggggcaacgggcacaaactgaagcagaggaagctccagctgaacccgaggaagaacttcttccctctgagggtgacggagccctggcccaggctgcccagggaggctgtggagtctccttctctggagatattccagccccccctggacgcggtgctgtgccccctgctctgggtgaccctgcttgggcagggggctgggctgggtgacccccagagggccctgccaacccctgccaggctggggtcctgggattctGGCTCCTTGCACCCACACCCAGCACCTCAAGGGCTTTTCCTGAGCGCAGCACTCGGCTCCTCTGGCTCACGCCTGCTGCTGCGGCTGAGCAGCCCCCGGCCGGAGCAGGGACGTCCTCGCAGAAGGCAGGAGGAAGCAGGGAGCTTGCAGCAGGGGCCACGTCCCAACACAAGCGTGTCCAGCCGCCACTGCCCCGCGAGGCGACAGTCTGGGGTGACCCTGGGGAGATGCCTTCAGAGCTCCAGCCAGGGGAAGAGCAGGGGGTGAGGACATCTGCCTCTTGCCGCTGGTCTTCTGCAGCCCACGGGATGCCACTCCacctccccgtgcctcagtttccccagggtCCAGAGGGGAAAGACAAGACCCAGGGCAGAGCATCCCCAAGAGGCATCGGTCCGTGGTGTAGAGACCCTCGCTCCAGCACTGCCCACGGGCTCAGGGCTCGGCAGGGGCTGCGGACGGGCGGCAGgacgagctgcaggagggggagagggaagaaaccAAGGTGCTGGGGAGAAAGTTTGGTGCCATTGCCGGCGTACAGTGGAATACTAATGAAGAGGCGAGCGAGCTCCAGCCTCATCTATCATATTATGTAATGGCTTACTTCTCTGCACTTCATTTATTTGGAGATTGCTCCCAGGCTGGCTCCTCGCCAGCAGCCACCAAATCCAAGTCTACAGAAATCAATCTCGCGCTGACTGATTAAGCCGTGTTTAGAACTAATTGCTCCTTCGTGTGTGGGGAGAATAAATTACGGGCTTTAATTTCACATCTTTAAAATGCAACTACAGGTATGGGCTAGCCATTAACCCCTTCCTGCACGTCCCCGTgcgcagctggggagggggcaggctgtgGCTGTCACGGCTCAGAGAACAGGTCGGGACACCATGATGGTGGCTGCCCATGCCGATGCTCATCACCTTCAGGCAGAGCAAGCCAAGCCGTGGGCCAGCCTGCTGGCAGGGAGAGCTCCTGCTGACCCCCAGACACCTCTCCCTTGAGCCACAGGGTGACCCAAGCTCCCCTCTGTGCAATCGAGCCGTGATGCGGGGGACAGAAGTGAGCGCGTGGCTGTCACCGCGTCTGCAGAGCTGGAGTCACCATCCAGCTCATCCCCGCGGTGCCACCTTGCACCCACGCAGACACCCGGGGGGCTGGGGATGCCCCAGCAGGGCTTGCTGGGGTGATGCCCAGCCACTGCTGGGCCCCTCGAGGGACTGGGGACCCTACAGAGTCAGTCCAGCCCGGGAGGCAGGAGATGCTGCAGCCCTCCATGGCCGGGGCTGAGGGACAAAGCCGAGCgcggaggggggggctggggtgtgggggtgccAGGGGTGACATTCAGCAGGGTGCCAACCTCCTCCTCGGCTGCTGCCTCCCTCTGCCTTCGCACGgggcaccccgcagcacccacggACCCTGGGCCAGGCTGGTGtgggcaggggacagggctggcggggggaggctgcccgagggagaggaagggagtggaggctgctgcctcttctgcagcGGAGCTTCATTAAGAGCCAAAAGACAGCAGCAATTAAGCGCAAGGCGCAGCAAGCCCGGCTCTCTCCTCATTAGCACCCCGACGTGCTCGGCTGGCCGTGGCtcggggtgcggggtgcagggcAGTGGGCTGCACCAGGGCGGGCCGGGAGCTTATTAACACCCCGCACGCAGGGACCCGCGTCACCCACCCacccctgccccggcagccccccgcagcccccggcagccccccgcagcccccggcagcccccagccccggggctggcaggcagcgGCGATGCGCAGGGGACGTCAGGGCTGGCAAAACCTCCCCGACAGCAGCTGCCTCGGCAGGGGCGTGCGCCAGGGTCTGTCGGACTTTGGCAGGGTGCAGGGGGAGCAGGCACAGGCTGGTGCCAGTCCCAGGGTCCCCACAATACCCCCGACACCGGCCTGCCCCTCTCTGCCCTGCGACCCGAAGCCTGGCAACCTACGCCTTTGCAGGCCTGGCCATGCCCTGCACCCTTACTGTgtctccctcctcatcctcgcctGTCCCCATGGCACCCTCTCCTTGCCCATTCCAATGGCTCAGACCCCTCCCCAAAACAGAGAAACCCTCCCGGCATCCCGGCCCCCCACGGCACCGCAGCCCTGCGGTACCCAAAGGGTGCAGGGCAAGGAGCATCGGTCCCCAGCGCACATCCAGACGGTGCCAGGGGAGGACACCCACCACACGAAGCACCAGCCCTGGCCCCCGTAGCTCTGTGGAGGGGCAGGGGATGCTCTGGGTAGCGGGGGCGAGGGCCGGAGGCGgcaccagggctgccaggtgTTGCAGGTGGACCCAAGCCCTGCTCAGCCCTGACTGACACCAcgggaggatgaggatggagccCATGCCAGCCCCTGGCCACCAGCTCCCGGAGGCTTTGCCAAGCTGGAAGCCTCCAGTGCCATCCCATTGCCCATCTGCCGGAGGCTGCAGGGCCtggcatggggatgggggggctgctgggagccatgggcacccacccagcctcctcaccccccccaggagtccttcTCCATGGAGCCTCATTGTCAGGGGAACAGGCAGTGTGAAATCGGCCTGATTAGCAATTAGTCCCATTGTAAAAGGATTCGCCGGACCCCATGGCTGGGATGAGTGACTGGACTACCAATTCGCATCTGGCAGCGACGCTGCTGCTGCGCCGGGagcgtccccgtgtcccctcgcCCGGCCGGACGCTGCCTGGCGAGGCTGCGCCTGGCACAGCGCCCGGGTGCTGGCGGACCCCTGAGACGGGCACCGGCGCCAGGCAGCAAGGTGCCCTtcgcgggacccccagcaccttGCCGacctctgccaccagcagcacccatgtCCCGGGGGTTGCTCCTCCAGCCTTGGGGTGCCCGTGGGTCTCGGGGTGCAAGGGGGGGCTGGACattggggggggagaagggcaaTGCAGGCGAGAGCAGGACTGCACAAGCCCTGGTGCGGACCAGAGCTGGGGAGAGCCAAGGAGGGGGCCCTGTTGCCCTGTCCCTGCCACGTCCCCTGGCCCGTCCACTGTCCCCGTCACCGTCCCCGGGTGGCCACCCCTCCCGGCTATCCCCACCTCACCCgttttttttctgagcaaaaccacaaaacccccaaatcccaaaccccagcctcctccctgcgcttcctccccctccccacggcaGCGCAGCCCAGTCGCGCTCGCTGAGACCCCGCGTGCTCCCCAgcgagccccagccccgcggccggggtctgtccgtctgtccgggCTGCCAGGCCGTCCAGCTAATGAGCCCGTTACCCGGCGGAGACGCACGTGCTGGTCAACGGGAGGAAGCAGCGACGGGGCCACTAACGAGCGCTCTGCCGGCAGCACGAGGATGGCTCCAGGGGTTAATTGGTGCTTA
The Opisthocomus hoazin isolate bOpiHoa1 chromosome 17, bOpiHoa1.hap1, whole genome shotgun sequence DNA segment above includes these coding regions:
- the FOXO6 gene encoding forkhead box protein O6, which encodes MEEKLQAHQVEIDPDFEPQSRPRSCTWPLPHPDFAAEEEDGGAAGGPPRLASGAGDGAENAGTPAERRAPSAAAPPLPPPGADVGQLRKAKTSRRNAWGNLSYADLITKAIESSPEKRLTLSQIYDWMVRYVPYFKDKGDSNSSAGWKNSIRHNLSLHTRFIRVQNEGTGKSSWWMLNPEGGKTGKTPRRRAVSMDNNSKFLRIKGKASKKKQLQVTQERGEDSPSSQQAKWSESPASHASDEYDAWADFRTRANSTASTLSGRLSPIMSNHEPDELEEDDGTPSSPLMYPSPSSTMSPSLNARCSVELPRLTDLTGTISLNESLGESMLEDLQDGYTMSPSQQLPPAALRQRSSSFTFNSKCSTMGAATNTYCGTIYSQPAMSLMRRLPMQTIQENKQATFSPVSSYRNASLQDLLSSISYAHKESMVPGDLPLPQASPMVPARGHRHNPLLCGSGEQGLSSYPSHSGSLMKSNALYHPSPAGHHPAVNTSALANPVSLMSLPSDTCSVTAMPHHGHLHPYANNQGAHMSLLDSLQGPYPGAVHPPVLGQDRFPADLDLDMFNGSLECDVESIILNDFMDSDEMDFNFDSALPPQNGLNVPALPGGPQPTNQSWVPG